A stretch of the Streptococcus oralis genome encodes the following:
- a CDS encoding NRAMP family divalent metal transporter gives MSQVTLSNQSTWASKLKAMGPGILMASAAVGGSHIVSSTQAGGSYGWSLLLLVILANVFKYPFFRFGAEYTADTGKTLVEGYAEKGRLYLWIFFVLNVFSAMVNTAGVAILCSAIIASAFPMIGLSITQWSLILVAVIWAMLLFGGYKLLDGMAKWIMSALTIATVLAVIIAAIKHPEYSSDFVEKTPWQMAALPFIVSLLGWMPAPIEISAINSLWSAEKKKTVNFNTADALFDFNVGYIGTAILAVFFVALGALIQYPTGQAVEAASAKYISQFVGMYASVLGEWSRYLITFIAFLCIFGTVITVIDGYSRVNQESLRLLIRQKEDTRKSLNIWMTITAIIGIVIIKFFAGQVSTMLRFAMIGSFLTTPFFALLNYVLVTRENKNLPSWLKLLAIAGLIFLFGFAIFFIYALAIGKAG, from the coding sequence ATGTCACAAGTTACGTTATCAAACCAGTCAACCTGGGCAAGCAAACTAAAGGCAATGGGGCCAGGAATCCTAATGGCTTCTGCTGCCGTTGGAGGTTCTCACATTGTATCCTCTACTCAAGCTGGTGGCTCTTATGGTTGGTCACTACTTCTCTTGGTTATCTTGGCCAATGTCTTTAAATACCCATTTTTCCGTTTTGGCGCTGAATATACTGCTGACACTGGTAAAACCTTGGTCGAAGGCTACGCCGAAAAAGGGAGACTCTATCTCTGGATTTTCTTTGTCCTCAATGTCTTCTCTGCCATGGTCAACACAGCTGGAGTCGCTATCCTTTGCTCTGCCATCATCGCTAGCGCCTTCCCAATGATCGGTCTTAGCATCACTCAATGGTCTCTTATCCTTGTTGCAGTCATTTGGGCCATGCTACTCTTTGGTGGTTACAAACTATTGGATGGTATGGCAAAATGGATCATGTCTGCTTTGACCATTGCAACTGTTCTTGCAGTTATCATTGCTGCAATTAAACATCCAGAATACAGCTCTGATTTTGTCGAAAAGACACCCTGGCAAATGGCGGCCCTCCCTTTCATCGTTTCCCTCTTAGGATGGATGCCTGCTCCTATTGAAATTTCAGCCATCAATTCACTCTGGTCTGCTGAAAAGAAAAAGACCGTCAACTTTAATACAGCGGACGCACTTTTCGACTTTAACGTTGGTTACATTGGAACTGCTATCCTAGCTGTATTCTTCGTGGCACTAGGAGCACTGATTCAGTATCCTACTGGGCAGGCAGTTGAAGCTGCTTCAGCCAAGTACATTTCTCAATTTGTTGGTATGTATGCCTCTGTTCTTGGAGAATGGTCCCGTTATTTGATTACCTTTATCGCCTTTCTCTGTATCTTTGGAACAGTCATCACCGTTATCGATGGTTACTCTCGTGTCAATCAGGAATCGCTACGACTCTTGATTCGTCAAAAAGAGGATACTCGTAAATCTTTGAACATCTGGATGACCATTACCGCTATCATTGGTATCGTAATTATTAAATTCTTTGCTGGTCAAGTTTCCACCATGCTTCGCTTTGCCATGATTGGTTCTTTCCTGACCACACCATTCTTCGCTCTCTTGAACTATGTTTTGGTGACACGTGAGAATAAAAATCTTCCTTCTTGGCTAAAACTCCTCGCTATCGCAGGATTGATTTTCCTCTTTGGCTTCGCTATCTTCTTTATCTATGCACTTGCCATCGGAAAAGCAGGATAG
- the nrdI gene encoding class Ib ribonucleoside-diphosphate reductase assembly flavoprotein NrdI has translation MKKISLVYISLSGNTESFVTRLKDYLLSQYEEIEVQKIHIKDLVKEGKDFFEMDHPYVAFLPTYLEGGNGVDNGDVEILTTPVGDFIAYGDNASKCFGVVGSGNRNFNNQYCLTAKQYSQRFGFPVLADFEMRGMLGDIKKVAAIIADLYELEIEK, from the coding sequence ATGAAAAAAATATCCTTAGTTTATATCAGTCTGAGTGGGAATACAGAGAGTTTTGTAACCCGACTCAAGGACTATCTCTTGTCTCAGTACGAAGAAATTGAGGTCCAAAAAATCCATATCAAGGATCTGGTCAAGGAAGGGAAAGATTTCTTTGAGATGGACCATCCTTATGTCGCCTTTTTACCAACCTATCTAGAAGGTGGAAATGGTGTCGATAATGGCGATGTTGAGATCCTGACGACTCCAGTGGGCGACTTTATCGCCTATGGGGACAATGCTAGTAAGTGTTTTGGGGTAGTGGGTTCTGGCAACCGCAATTTTAACAATCAATACTGCCTGACAGCTAAGCAGTACAGCCAGCGTTTTGGCTTCCCGGTCCTAGCAGACTTTGAAATGCGTGGGATGCTGGGAGATATTAAAAAAGTCGCAGCGATCATTGCAGATTTGTATGAGTTAGAAATAGAAAAATAA
- a CDS encoding ABC transporter permease: MKKNPIYLWVLLVLSALISSMSLFGILSPLPSKDVLRASLANSGTLTAQQLEDTVNYTYQVTASSHSIFNVVLIVLSAILVVVAFVFLVRKNVQFANYAYIGYVLLAIVGLVYSYMNVQDAVQLIKDTTLGLGMGALAQGTNILFIIINVLFLALVFYKMWRQQKDLAEEAEAEEVA, encoded by the coding sequence ATGAAAAAGAATCCTATTTATCTTTGGGTCTTGTTAGTCCTATCAGCCCTTATTTCATCTATGTCATTATTTGGAATCTTGAGTCCATTGCCAAGTAAAGATGTGCTTCGTGCTAGTCTGGCGAATAGCGGGACGCTTACTGCTCAGCAATTAGAAGACACAGTCAACTATACTTACCAAGTAACAGCGTCATCGCACTCAATTTTTAATGTAGTTTTGATTGTTTTATCTGCTATTTTAGTTGTGGTAGCCTTTGTGTTCTTAGTTCGTAAAAACGTCCAATTTGCAAACTATGCTTATATTGGCTATGTTCTACTAGCTATTGTTGGTTTGGTTTATAGCTATATGAATGTTCAAGATGCAGTTCAATTAATCAAAGATACTACCCTCGGCTTAGGAATGGGAGCATTAGCACAAGGAACGAATATTTTGTTCATCATCATCAACGTCCTCTTTTTAGCCTTGGTATTCTACAAGATGTGGCGCCAGCAAAAAGATTTGGCTGAAGAAGCCGAAGCAGAAGAAGTTGCCTAA